Proteins from one Chaetodon auriga isolate fChaAug3 chromosome 19, fChaAug3.hap1, whole genome shotgun sequence genomic window:
- the LOC143337616 gene encoding uncharacterized protein LOC143337616 isoform X1: MLTRPLTLNDGDDRGRSLVARSPPPALPFAEQDETQTGALSPPAPPWSSSSSSPSPSSPPLPPCASSSSTSSVTSPPPSFSSPFTPPPPTLLCPPALNSTSLTTPPHMAILSSPPSSFSPLPPPVTPTLLSTTPSTYPSLPSIFVTPCTPTFSLFSPLSSSPLITPSLLPLPPTPSCVSSTAFISPSPPSPPFPSSSSTSPPVSIIPTPSSVCSYPSSNFSPLNSSSPPFPPSLHPLPSSLLSLDSVQTPPPASPFVSSSPLRPPSPHDSHPFSYAPTPLLYHHSTLVTPPPVVFTPCTPHTSAICSPLSSCSPTVTTSLLSPPPPRTPHSLLPPNPPCCPCSSLLPRLLSAHRLEVRRLLRGALASLGRRLDSLERRSRRRIRKKRSRQRGGGQEEGGAAWSPGSSFFPFGATSSCNPAHLPAATTSSSSSSSSSGSEDSPTTPPLSSSLSQSEQRRSKSRGEGEGKGRKRSRSNHRGREMGVFPEKREEDEEEEEEEEHARRFVGRMAVSFSGGPEEKALLTLHNFNHRKHRRREWGGMSQSEKAVSVVMQNGYRAPLLLHNLSTSSSQNDLHILQSAQSGQTCSQSQPPSLFSGQWNFSDFTPPQTVSSNHSALHLWLCSSSSSSFSFLSHAPTLRLSTVAMETILESVRGGACGSPLRPLKDWTAPPSLSSDHCYMRTPSPSPTFSARRQQKQRTSHSSRSLHQPRQQPLPLPLCSANRHSAPLPTSQSAAGTEFLNTNGEGGKRVSQIRIRRASPRETLLTPMGLPKVKRLKKKEFSLEEIYTNKNYKSPTTNRSLETIFEEPREKDGALLLIGQQRRRRLLLFPDFTQPRKRKRPQGAGLPVALVPRKRGVARRHCHGNGSGDDESDLDVMLVERLSALEDFLTRQGLDV, encoded by the exons ATGCTCACTCGACCACTGACACTGAATGACGGTGATGACAGGGGGCGGAGCCTGGTAGCAAGGAGCCcgcctcctgctctcccattCGCTGAACAGGATGAGACTCAAACAG gagctctctctcctcctgcacctccttggagttcttcctcctcctccccttcaccttcctctcctcctcttcctccctgtgcttcttcctcctctactTCTTCTGTAacttctcctccaccctccttctcctcacctttcactcctccacctcctactcttctctgtcctcctgctctcaatTCTACATCTTTAACCACTCCTCCTCACATGGCCATTCTGTCTTCTCCAccatcttcattttctcctcttcctcctcctgttacTCCTACACTTCTTTCCACTACTCCCTCCACTTACCCTTCTCTTCCTTCTATCTTTGTTACTCCTTGCACTCCtaccttttccctcttttctcctctttcatcctctcctctcatcactcCATCCCTTCTCCCCTTACCTCCTACTCCTTCTTGTGTCTCTTCTACTGCTTTTATttcaccttctcctccttctcctcctttcccttcttcttcctccacttctcctcctgtctccatCATTCCTACTCCTTCTTCCGTTTGTTCTTACCCTTCTTCCAATTTTTCTCCTCTTaattcatcctctcctccttttcctccatccctccatcctttaCCATCTTCCTTATTGTCTCTTGATTCGGTCCAAACTCcacctcctgcttctccttttgtctcttcttcACCTTTACGTCCTCCCTCTCCCCATGATTCTCACCCTTTTTCTTATGCTCCTACTCCTCTTCTTTATCACCACTCCACTCTTGTTACTCCACCCCCTGTTGTTTTTACTCCTTGTACTCCTCACACTTCTGCCAtttgttctcctctttcttcctgctctcctACTGTCACTACGTCCCTcctatctcctcctcctcctcgtacACCTcattctcttcttcctcctaaTCCTCCCTGTTGcccctgctcctccctcctgcctcGCCTCCTCTCAGCTCACCGATTGGAGGTGCGGCGCCTTCTGCGAGGGGCTCTGGCCTCCCTTGGTCGTCGTCTGGATTCTCttgagaggaggagcaggaggagaataaggaagaagaggagcagacagagagggggaggacaagaagaaggaggagcagcCTGGTCTCCTG GTTCGTCTTTCTTCCCGTTCGGCGCCACCTCCTCGTGTAACCCCGCCCACCTCCCAGCTGCTACCACCTCCTCttcgtcatcatcttcatcatcaggcAGCGAGGACTCGCCCACCACGCCTCCTCTCTCATCTAGTTTGAGCCAgtcagaacagaggaggagtaaaagcagaggagagggggagggtaaggggaggaaaaggagtAGGAGtaaccacagaggaagagagatgggTGTGTTTcctgaaaaaagagaagaagatgaagaggaagaggaggaggaggagcatgCCAGGAGATTTGTGGGGCGGATGGCAGTGTCCTTCAGTGGAGGACCGGAGGAGAAGGCGCTGCTCACTCTGCACAACTtcaaccacagaaaacacagaagaagagagtggGGAGgaatgagccaatcagagaagGCTGTCAGTGTCGTCATGCAGAACGGTTACAGAGCGCCGCTGCTGCTCCACAA cctctccacctcctcttcccaGAATGACTTGCACATCCTGCAGTCAGCCCAGAGTGGTCAGacttgcagccaatcacaaccaCCCAGCCTCTTTTCCGGCCAATGGAATTTCTCTGACTTCACCCCTCCCCAAACCGTCTCTTCCAATCACAGTGCTCTCCACCTAtggctctgctcctcctcctcctcctccttctccttcttaaGCCACGCCCCAACACTGCGCCTGTCTACAGTTGCCATGGAGACAATATTGGAGTCAGTGAGGGGTGGGGCTTGTGGGAGTCCATTGCGGCCCCTGAAGGACTGGACGGCCCCACCCAGTCTCAGCAGCGACCACTG ttACATGCGGACGCCTTCACCAAG cCCAACTTTTTCTGCCCGGCGACAGCAGAAGCAGCGGACCAGTCACAGCTCCCGTAGTCTCCACCAACCCAGACAACAGCCCCTGCCCCTCCCCCTATGTTCAGCCAATAGACACTCTGCGCCACTTCccaccagccaatcagcagcaggcACAGAATTTCTCAACACAAATGGAGAG GGCGGTAAACGAGTCTCACAGATACGAATCCGCCGGGCGTCGCCACGGGAGACCCTGCTGACGCCGATGGGATTGCCAAAGGTCAAAAG gTTAAAGAAGAAAGAGTTCAGTCTGGAAGAGATTTACACCAACAAGAACTACAAATCCCCAACCACCAACAG aaGTCTGGAGACGATCTTCGAAGAGCCACGGGAGAAGGACGGAGCGCTGCTCCTGATTGGCCAGCAAAGGAGGCGCAGGCTCCTCCTTTTTCCTGACTTCACTCAGcccaggaagaggaagaggccgCAAG GGGCGGGACTTCCTGTTGCCCTGGTGCCCAGAAAACGGGGAGTGGCTCGGCGACATTGCCATGGCAACGGCTCAGGTGATGATGAGTCAGATCTGGACGTGATGCTGGTGGAGAGACTGAGTGCGCTCGAAGACTTCCTTACACGGCAGGGCCTGGATGTGTGA
- the LOC143337616 gene encoding uncharacterized protein LOC143337616 isoform X2, whose amino-acid sequence MLTRPLTLNDGDDRGRSLVARSPPPALPFAEQDETQTGALSPPAPPWSSSSSSPSPSSPPLPPCASSSSTSSVTSPPPSFSSPFTPPPPTLLCPPALNSTSLTTPPHMAILSSPPSSFSPLPPPVTPTLLSTTPSTYPSLPSIFVTPCTPTFSLFSPLSSSPLITPSLLPLPPTPSCVSSTAFISPSPPSPPFPSSSSTSPPVSIIPTPSSVCSYPSSNFSPLNSSSPPFPPSLHPLPSSLLSLDSVQTPPPASPFVSSSPLRPPSPHDSHPFSYAPTPLLYHHSTLVTPPPVVFTPCTPHTSAICSPLSSCSPTVTTSLLSPPPPRTPHSLLPPNPPCCPCSSLLPRLLSAHRLEVRRLLRGALASLGRRLDSLERRSRRRIRKKRSRQRGGGQEEGGAAWSPGSSFFPFGATSSCNPAHLPAATTSSSSSSSSSGSEDSPTTPPLSSSLSQSEQRRSKSRGEGEGKGRKRSRSNHRGREMGVFPEKREEDEEEEEEEEHARRFVGRMAVSFSGGPEEKALLTLHNFNHRKHRRREWGGMSQSEKAVSVVMQNGYRAPLLLHNLSTSSSQNDLHILQSAQSGQTCSQSQPPSLFSGQWNFSDFTPPQTVSSNHSALHLWLCSSSSSSFSFLSHAPTLRLSTVAMETILESVRGGACGSPLRPLKDWTAPPSLSSDHCYMRTPSPSPTFSARRQQKQRTSHSSRSLHQPRQQPLPLPLCSANRHSAPLPTSQSAAGTEFLNTNGEGGKRVSQIRIRRASPRETLLTPMGLPKVKRLKKKEFSLEEIYTNKNYKSPTTNSLETIFEEPREKDGALLLIGQQRRRRLLLFPDFTQPRKRKRPQGAGLPVALVPRKRGVARRHCHGNGSGDDESDLDVMLVERLSALEDFLTRQGLDV is encoded by the exons ATGCTCACTCGACCACTGACACTGAATGACGGTGATGACAGGGGGCGGAGCCTGGTAGCAAGGAGCCcgcctcctgctctcccattCGCTGAACAGGATGAGACTCAAACAG gagctctctctcctcctgcacctccttggagttcttcctcctcctccccttcaccttcctctcctcctcttcctccctgtgcttcttcctcctctactTCTTCTGTAacttctcctccaccctccttctcctcacctttcactcctccacctcctactcttctctgtcctcctgctctcaatTCTACATCTTTAACCACTCCTCCTCACATGGCCATTCTGTCTTCTCCAccatcttcattttctcctcttcctcctcctgttacTCCTACACTTCTTTCCACTACTCCCTCCACTTACCCTTCTCTTCCTTCTATCTTTGTTACTCCTTGCACTCCtaccttttccctcttttctcctctttcatcctctcctctcatcactcCATCCCTTCTCCCCTTACCTCCTACTCCTTCTTGTGTCTCTTCTACTGCTTTTATttcaccttctcctccttctcctcctttcccttcttcttcctccacttctcctcctgtctccatCATTCCTACTCCTTCTTCCGTTTGTTCTTACCCTTCTTCCAATTTTTCTCCTCTTaattcatcctctcctccttttcctccatccctccatcctttaCCATCTTCCTTATTGTCTCTTGATTCGGTCCAAACTCcacctcctgcttctccttttgtctcttcttcACCTTTACGTCCTCCCTCTCCCCATGATTCTCACCCTTTTTCTTATGCTCCTACTCCTCTTCTTTATCACCACTCCACTCTTGTTACTCCACCCCCTGTTGTTTTTACTCCTTGTACTCCTCACACTTCTGCCAtttgttctcctctttcttcctgctctcctACTGTCACTACGTCCCTcctatctcctcctcctcctcgtacACCTcattctcttcttcctcctaaTCCTCCCTGTTGcccctgctcctccctcctgcctcGCCTCCTCTCAGCTCACCGATTGGAGGTGCGGCGCCTTCTGCGAGGGGCTCTGGCCTCCCTTGGTCGTCGTCTGGATTCTCttgagaggaggagcaggaggagaataaggaagaagaggagcagacagagagggggaggacaagaagaaggaggagcagcCTGGTCTCCTG GTTCGTCTTTCTTCCCGTTCGGCGCCACCTCCTCGTGTAACCCCGCCCACCTCCCAGCTGCTACCACCTCCTCttcgtcatcatcttcatcatcaggcAGCGAGGACTCGCCCACCACGCCTCCTCTCTCATCTAGTTTGAGCCAgtcagaacagaggaggagtaaaagcagaggagagggggagggtaaggggaggaaaaggagtAGGAGtaaccacagaggaagagagatgggTGTGTTTcctgaaaaaagagaagaagatgaagaggaagaggaggaggaggagcatgCCAGGAGATTTGTGGGGCGGATGGCAGTGTCCTTCAGTGGAGGACCGGAGGAGAAGGCGCTGCTCACTCTGCACAACTtcaaccacagaaaacacagaagaagagagtggGGAGgaatgagccaatcagagaagGCTGTCAGTGTCGTCATGCAGAACGGTTACAGAGCGCCGCTGCTGCTCCACAA cctctccacctcctcttcccaGAATGACTTGCACATCCTGCAGTCAGCCCAGAGTGGTCAGacttgcagccaatcacaaccaCCCAGCCTCTTTTCCGGCCAATGGAATTTCTCTGACTTCACCCCTCCCCAAACCGTCTCTTCCAATCACAGTGCTCTCCACCTAtggctctgctcctcctcctcctcctccttctccttcttaaGCCACGCCCCAACACTGCGCCTGTCTACAGTTGCCATGGAGACAATATTGGAGTCAGTGAGGGGTGGGGCTTGTGGGAGTCCATTGCGGCCCCTGAAGGACTGGACGGCCCCACCCAGTCTCAGCAGCGACCACTG ttACATGCGGACGCCTTCACCAAG cCCAACTTTTTCTGCCCGGCGACAGCAGAAGCAGCGGACCAGTCACAGCTCCCGTAGTCTCCACCAACCCAGACAACAGCCCCTGCCCCTCCCCCTATGTTCAGCCAATAGACACTCTGCGCCACTTCccaccagccaatcagcagcaggcACAGAATTTCTCAACACAAATGGAGAG GGCGGTAAACGAGTCTCACAGATACGAATCCGCCGGGCGTCGCCACGGGAGACCCTGCTGACGCCGATGGGATTGCCAAAGGTCAAAAG gTTAAAGAAGAAAGAGTTCAGTCTGGAAGAGATTTACACCAACAAGAACTACAAATCCCCAACCACCAACAG TCTGGAGACGATCTTCGAAGAGCCACGGGAGAAGGACGGAGCGCTGCTCCTGATTGGCCAGCAAAGGAGGCGCAGGCTCCTCCTTTTTCCTGACTTCACTCAGcccaggaagaggaagaggccgCAAG GGGCGGGACTTCCTGTTGCCCTGGTGCCCAGAAAACGGGGAGTGGCTCGGCGACATTGCCATGGCAACGGCTCAGGTGATGATGAGTCAGATCTGGACGTGATGCTGGTGGAGAGACTGAGTGCGCTCGAAGACTTCCTTACACGGCAGGGCCTGGATGTGTGA
- the LOC143337616 gene encoding uncharacterized protein LOC143337616 isoform X3, producing the protein MLTRPLTLNDGDDRGRSLVARSPPPALPFAEQDETQTGSSFFPFGATSSCNPAHLPAATTSSSSSSSSSGSEDSPTTPPLSSSLSQSEQRRSKSRGEGEGKGRKRSRSNHRGREMGVFPEKREEDEEEEEEEEHARRFVGRMAVSFSGGPEEKALLTLHNFNHRKHRRREWGGMSQSEKAVSVVMQNGYRAPLLLHNLSTSSSQNDLHILQSAQSGQTCSQSQPPSLFSGQWNFSDFTPPQTVSSNHSALHLWLCSSSSSSFSFLSHAPTLRLSTVAMETILESVRGGACGSPLRPLKDWTAPPSLSSDHCYMRTPSPSPTFSARRQQKQRTSHSSRSLHQPRQQPLPLPLCSANRHSAPLPTSQSAAGTEFLNTNGEGGKRVSQIRIRRASPRETLLTPMGLPKVKRLKKKEFSLEEIYTNKNYKSPTTNRSLETIFEEPREKDGALLLIGQQRRRRLLLFPDFTQPRKRKRPQGAGLPVALVPRKRGVARRHCHGNGSGDDESDLDVMLVERLSALEDFLTRQGLDV; encoded by the exons ATGCTCACTCGACCACTGACACTGAATGACGGTGATGACAGGGGGCGGAGCCTGGTAGCAAGGAGCCcgcctcctgctctcccattCGCTGAACAGGATGAGACTCAAACAG GTTCGTCTTTCTTCCCGTTCGGCGCCACCTCCTCGTGTAACCCCGCCCACCTCCCAGCTGCTACCACCTCCTCttcgtcatcatcttcatcatcaggcAGCGAGGACTCGCCCACCACGCCTCCTCTCTCATCTAGTTTGAGCCAgtcagaacagaggaggagtaaaagcagaggagagggggagggtaaggggaggaaaaggagtAGGAGtaaccacagaggaagagagatgggTGTGTTTcctgaaaaaagagaagaagatgaagaggaagaggaggaggaggagcatgCCAGGAGATTTGTGGGGCGGATGGCAGTGTCCTTCAGTGGAGGACCGGAGGAGAAGGCGCTGCTCACTCTGCACAACTtcaaccacagaaaacacagaagaagagagtggGGAGgaatgagccaatcagagaagGCTGTCAGTGTCGTCATGCAGAACGGTTACAGAGCGCCGCTGCTGCTCCACAA cctctccacctcctcttcccaGAATGACTTGCACATCCTGCAGTCAGCCCAGAGTGGTCAGacttgcagccaatcacaaccaCCCAGCCTCTTTTCCGGCCAATGGAATTTCTCTGACTTCACCCCTCCCCAAACCGTCTCTTCCAATCACAGTGCTCTCCACCTAtggctctgctcctcctcctcctcctccttctccttcttaaGCCACGCCCCAACACTGCGCCTGTCTACAGTTGCCATGGAGACAATATTGGAGTCAGTGAGGGGTGGGGCTTGTGGGAGTCCATTGCGGCCCCTGAAGGACTGGACGGCCCCACCCAGTCTCAGCAGCGACCACTG ttACATGCGGACGCCTTCACCAAG cCCAACTTTTTCTGCCCGGCGACAGCAGAAGCAGCGGACCAGTCACAGCTCCCGTAGTCTCCACCAACCCAGACAACAGCCCCTGCCCCTCCCCCTATGTTCAGCCAATAGACACTCTGCGCCACTTCccaccagccaatcagcagcaggcACAGAATTTCTCAACACAAATGGAGAG GGCGGTAAACGAGTCTCACAGATACGAATCCGCCGGGCGTCGCCACGGGAGACCCTGCTGACGCCGATGGGATTGCCAAAGGTCAAAAG gTTAAAGAAGAAAGAGTTCAGTCTGGAAGAGATTTACACCAACAAGAACTACAAATCCCCAACCACCAACAG aaGTCTGGAGACGATCTTCGAAGAGCCACGGGAGAAGGACGGAGCGCTGCTCCTGATTGGCCAGCAAAGGAGGCGCAGGCTCCTCCTTTTTCCTGACTTCACTCAGcccaggaagaggaagaggccgCAAG GGGCGGGACTTCCTGTTGCCCTGGTGCCCAGAAAACGGGGAGTGGCTCGGCGACATTGCCATGGCAACGGCTCAGGTGATGATGAGTCAGATCTGGACGTGATGCTGGTGGAGAGACTGAGTGCGCTCGAAGACTTCCTTACACGGCAGGGCCTGGATGTGTGA